The Penaeus monodon isolate SGIC_2016 chromosome 6, NSTDA_Pmon_1, whole genome shotgun sequence genomic sequence agtttggcgtcccttgcggaagccgcactgctcgtcaactagtaaattactggaatttaaaaaatgcaatagcctactgttaacaattcgttccatgaccttgcataagcaacttgtcaacgcaattgggcggtaggagatggcaagtctgggattaccccctcctttcaatatgggaatgatgtgggcaaagtgccatgagtttggaaaagtgtggcttttccaaatttcattgtacacttctagcaacttaatcatgtcatcatgattaagatgcttcatcatctcatatcgaatctcatcggggcctggggatgttcctctacaggcttctagggctcggacaagctcatccattgtaagatctttattgtaatcaaagtcatctcctgtggcaaagtgaattggttgcagctcagcctcttccttgatggtcaggaaggtgggatggtaattagctgagctgcttgtatgagagaactgcctggcgagtgcattagcaatgtctctaggtgaatcgaaattagtgccctcttcagtgatgttattgattttgatagatgtttttttcttattgattttattaatagtggaccaaacctctgatattttggtgttgctgtttattgtagagacaaagctccgccaggagtctctttttgcttgtcttattattctacgagccctagctcttgcttgtttgtaattgcaaaagttctcattagtgatgttatttttgaaaagcctgtaggccttattgcgtcggcacagcgccctgcggcaatctggtgtccaccatggaactctatgcttaacgctatctgtcgaagttttaggaatggatagcaatgctgcttctataatcgaattctgaatattgtttactttatcatcaatggtttctccaacaagttcgagcttgacgcttgacgtgaaggcgacccagtctgctcgttttacgttaaatttaggcgctgaaggcgttctcactgtgtcgcatgaatatttaatcaaaataggaagatgatcgcttcccaacgagtcgtcaatggtgtgccacaggcacttggctgctattgatgaagagaccagtgataagtcaataaagctcaaattaccggtattatcgtccacccgcgtcggactaccatcattcagaaggactagatcagactcattaagcaacttaactacttgctcacctctaccatccacccgcaggaaccccataacgtatgatgagcattaaaatcagctaaaattactttattttgtggcagacgttcctgaagagcaaagagctcatcataggctatcactgcatcaggtggacaataaagtgaacatatagccagatacgtgccattaatttttactttgcatgcgacaaactagaatcaatagtcacttctgtaaaagggaggctttggtggatgtacatggcgactccgcctccacccctaccctcacgatccttccgacataaatggtagttcctcagcgaaacgacctcgtcagagacgaggtgtgttaagtgcgtttcttggagaactataatatcgggagcataggacgaggctaataatttaaggtcatttactttagatctaagacttcgacagttccattgtataatggtcgacgcgaagattacgttttatggggtttggaagtgccttgtccaccagtttttttcttctttttttgggagggagacgccgggacctctctcgggatggtttggagacagaagcctccatgtcctgcacctcctggtgagggagacgactgacagattgcgatctgcttctctcacgagaaaccgatcgcgagccagacgaagtcctcacaggagtagcccggacgggaaggtgcgctccggactgattcagtatcatcctccttatgatgtttagactgggttgatgcagtcatttgatcaagcaatttggtcaggtgatatactttaatatttaattctttaacggtctgtttaagttcagcaatttctttatccttagctgcaagctgttgactgacattacttgcactaggggtggtgttagttactgcttcagcataggaagtatcgggtttgtgtgtcaaactttccactttcctcttagcttcagaataactaacttcatgctttctcatatatgctaatgtctcggtttccttcttcaggatgctacactcagcagatcctgactgatggggacctccacaattagcacatttggaaatctggctagtacatgtaatggtgtcatgggcttcagcacatttacggcatacaaatttacttgagtctttatcaatacatcttaatgaggtgtgtccgaatttttggcatctattacaatgcattggcttttggatataaggtcttacttgaacacgttcataaccgacattgacatattctggaattttattcaaagcaaaggtcaaaaaacacagtccagttttcgttcgcacattcccgtccttcttggtcatacaatgaacgtccactacgtcttggtccttcatgctctcaagaatttcactttcttccatcgtcctcaaatccctgagaaagattactcccttacaggtatttgggccaataggaatagttactttaactcgaagatcatgaatttgcgtcagcttaagtaaatccttaatctgggagttgtattgtactttaacaaggaggcttccatctcgcaattttttgacaaaatcaaaatcgccgtccacttgaccatcaaggacctttttgatgataaaggggttcacgttcaaaagcgattgattttcattcacgcattttacattcgcgaaccttgcattcttggtagggattttgaaaagtggtcttctagtTTTGTCggtagtgggggttccgttgttcagggtcgaattagtcaaagagtggtcatgagtcgcccctcctccttgaggaggagaaggggtagccggggtatcatccatcctgggcatcggaccaggtccgacccctttgctcaaaatcgtcctcctgaagggatttgaaaactcttaacttttggtatcaacctaacagcaatagctaagagagagtaaatcagtatttcgtcctctacccccagtggaagcctggttgcgttctccagtaccacagagaggatcgagttatgtggaggacacttccttaccgccgaacttgcctagtgcgaaggacggtaagtcggtgcccaccccccaggcgaatacgggagcccacaagggtactccggtaggctcagggaagtcacatgaaagaaggaaaattttagaatggagaaaaagtgccccaaaggacgccccagactactgggcctccctacccaggggtcaatgcccgtaagggctaccctggtgtagaagagagctgcgggtctgaggtggggtgctgactacgcctactgtagtctcgtgtcacctgcaaaaacaagagcactgaaggtgctggcaaagcacaaaaagttctgtaattacaggattttactttacttttatttacgttaagaaactcaggaacaacaatgtctagtgagacgagaggccccgggctccagggtagctcctgtggcacaagactttgtatttgttgttactgcgttaacaaggtgttcgctcatcaaaagctgaaacacgagtgagTGTGCAGGTGCGTACTATTGTGAATGtgccccccgcctctctctctctcttcccgccaaCATACAATGaacaaccataatgatgataatgatagtggtgttattatctttatcattgttataactattgtcatcatttatgattattatcagtgttatcatcattataattattatctgttttatcatcattatgattattatcagtgttatcatcattatgattattatcagtgctatcatcattatgattctattcatcattattgccactgtaatcattataatttgtaattattattgattatttttattatgatctttctcattacattattttcatcccTAACATCGTAATTATTTTCAcgctgttggtattattatcattaattttgtttttaccatcatcattatcattactgttattattaccattaacatcaatgttcttattcttattattattattatcattattgttatgattactcttatttttgttattattattatcattattatcattattaatggtattgttatcatattgttatcattattggtattatcatcttattatgatcaatattgttattattactctcattattgctgttgttatcattgttgttaatgttattatcaccattatcatcattattacataattcatttttattagcattactatcattgtgtgtgtgtgtgtgtgtgtgtgtgtgtgtgtgtgtgtgtgtgtgtgtgtgtgtgtgtgtgtgtgtgtgtgtgtgtgtgtgtgtgtgtgtgtgcaagtatgtatataaagtatttttgCAGGGGAAATTATTGTAGCAgtattaaacatttatatttattcatgttttactgaCATCAATTTTGTCTAACTCGTGACTgaagggtaaaaaatatataataaataggaaaCTAGCGTACGATTGCTCTACACTTTTCttagtttgtcttttttctcataAAGTCCATCAAATGGCCAAGCAGCCTTAGAGAATACTGAAGGCTGAGAATTCATAGCGGTTTACACGTCGAGCTGAGACAACGAGATGTTCTGATCAAGTTCTATCCTTAAACCGTCGTAATTCACTTTCTACGGCAAACATTATGCCTCTTTTACATAATCCAACTTAGCTCACCACTGAAGGATTTACTGTTATTTGAAATTGATGATATTATGAAACGACTTTCAGATCACTGACCTTGGTACACCGCCtctataaaataatgaaagtaaaaccAACACAGTCAACAATATTCATTTTATTGCTATAATGGTAAAAAGGCAAGTCAGTTACCTTTTTCATACGCTCTGTGCATAGGCGTTGCTAGTAGTACTTAAGCCTAAATACTTTACTcttatgtgtgtttacgtgtatacaTTCACATGTATATCAAGGCCTTGATTCACACAACGCCAGCCAAGTTTCCCTAAACCGACACACATTACAGCACAGGTAGAGAAAAAGTGCCTCCAAATTCATCTACCCTGAGTGACAGTTGAGAACAAGGTGTTGCAGCGGCGGTAAAACACGCACTCCTTCAGCCACTGCGCGTCATTCGCCACGCTGCTGTAGACGAGGTGCCTCTGGGAACAAGAGGGGCCGGTGTTGACGGTGGAAAGCACGCCCATTATCACCCACACCTCGTCCACACCCGTGCCGATATCCGCCAGGTAAGGTCCTCCCGATGAACCGCTGGTAATTTCAATTGCTAAAATCAAAGAGCAGGAGAATCATGAGGACAAGTAAAATATTCAAACAAGGTTTTACAGCATTTCCAACTTCTCGGCTGTGGACAAGGAGAGTCCAACAACAAGAGAGCTGAAGGAAAACATGGCGAAGGGATGGCAGatcggaggaaggagaagaggacaaAGTAATTCCAAACACTAtaatgaatagagaaaaatacAACATACCAATGAAACACCGAAACGACAAAACATACCCTCATACTGCGCACAGAACTGGCTTTCTTTCAAATCCAGCTGGTCTCGACAGAAGGTGTGCGACGGGGCGAGTCCCAGGCAGTTCGTACTCCATTTTGAGGAGCGGGTTAACCACTCGGGGATCTGGCGATTCTCAGCGAGCACGAAGATCTGGAAGAAAGTAACGATCTTCAGTAGTGAAAGGAGGATCAGGACTGTGTGGAAGTATTGATTATTCCATTATCAATTATAGTTATTTcgctatgattataattactgctgctgttatcatcatcatccttgcttCTCACAaatcttccttattatcatcattatatgtagcTCACATATAAAATAACGTGATCTATTTTATTCACTGCATTTCTTAACACCTCATCTCACCATTTGCTTCCTGTCCCTGGAGGGCCTGACCGCTTCGTCCGCGATGCACACCGTCGGCAGAATGTTGTCAGAGTGAGTAGTGAAAGTGATAACTGCGATGTCGTGGGCGTAGCGGGAATTCGGGTCGTACTCCGGGTGGATGAATATGTCTTTTGgctgaagagagaaaaggaaatggcgTATGAAAGGGAACCCCTGAAGGGACTGCACGGAAGAGCAGCGGAATCATATTAGAAAGAAGGGACTGCTCCTCCAAGCGTGTGGAGCGCGTCAGCGTTATTGGTATTCCACACACACCGAAGATGCACTATTTGATCTCAGAAGATTTAAGCTGAAACACGGAGCCACAAGTATCATGCATTCACTCCTCCCTCAAGCTGGAATCCTGTACCCAAGCTGTTTCATCCACTCAAATTTAGTTCACAGTTATCAATGGTCGGGCAGGGGCGATGGccaccatctccagtcgacttcaaccATCGGTAGCAGAGGTAAAACTAGTTGACGAGCGTACTATGGCATTGAGAATGAAGAATACTTTTggtttcgtgtctcttattgctgtgtatgctcctaccgatgtttgtagACTCGATGAGAAAGAAGTGTTCTATACCAAACTCATATCTGTGGTAGACAAATATCcccagcgagacattcgcattgtactGGGCGACTTCAGTAAGGTATCCGGCTGTAACTGACCTgattacgagatgtctgtcggtccccatagCTTAGGAGccttcttctccgggactttgctagctcccagagattgaggatttctggctcctggtatcagcgctccaacccacatgcATGCTGTTGGCTTTGTATTGCTGTGTATATTCCcaccgatgtttgtaaactcgatgagaaagaggcgtcctatgccaaactcacatctgtggtagaCATATATCTCTGGCGAAACATTCACATTGTActggcgacttcagtgcggtatccagcTATGACTGAGCTGATTACGAGAAGTGTGTCACTCCCCATGGCTTGGGAACTGATCTCagtagcgagaacagcctccttctctgggactttgctaggtcccagagattaaggatttctggatcctggtatcagcgctccaacccacatcgctggacttggtatagcaatatgggtgctgtggccaaggagatcgatcacATTGTTGTCAGCACTCGCTGCGGATCCTCCAGAAGTGCATGGTTTACAGAAGTGACGAGTTCTGTGCCATGGTAGTCTAATCGGTTTACAGAACTCGTAAACTTTATGGACCCAGTAGTTCTGTGTGTTTCCTTTAAATGCATAACACTCAttgcagtgcaggagtccactaGCGAGCGCCAGAGGGTAAGGCAGAATTTCATTTCAATGACAACATTGGAGGCCACAGATGCGTGTTGCGTGGCTCAACTGAATGGCAATCGGGTTGCGCAGTTCCTTGGTGCGCAGGGctcggatactgctgagaagggacaagaaaaaaattcatcataaatcttgctgaggaggttgaaggccatttcttagtaaatggtcttctccctgcctaccaagccctgagaaaactgaactccaagccctcgcAGATGATTGCAATCTGCTCAGTAGATGGACAGATTAtagatcatgttgaggttcgtaAGTGTTGggatgagtattttgagcagctgtaccaggtagacccttcagCAGTTAGTCTGATCTACAGGGATCGCTTGAGAAAGCAAGACAAATTCTTGAGATTGCAAGAAAAAGTCCCGGCTTAAAGTACCTTATATCTctaggttgtcagaccaggaagtcagtagatggattggtctggcagaagGAGCTATGAACTCAGTCAGCAAGAGCATTTggggatgttggtacctatgcagaaggacaaagctacgtgtcttcaaggacttgatactgttttgctctatggaaacgaaacctggacgctatccaatgtctgcaagtcttgtcttgatgccttttgtattaAGTCCCTATGCTGGATCATggtgtacagttggcaggaccatgtgtccaaccgatggctacaccgtgagaatggcatggaatctattacatatataatcccGGATCACCATATGGGCAaatagctcgcttccctgtggatgaccctgctcatcaggttgtctctttactGACAATCCTggaggctcgccatgagggaccctttggttggaagcgaagggtgtatgcggccatgcgccccctcggcgttagcctcccgatgatgatgatatgctgtAATCATTACTAAAATCCATAGAAAATTTGCCTGACTATTCTATTATCACAGTTACAAGGACAGATTAGCAATTTGTGAGATGCTTCTTTACGCGCCCGAAAATGGATGTATTCTCAGCACCCTTTGATTTGCTCCCCTTGCTCGTGTTTTTTAACCCCAAAGTAGGCACTCTCCGTACCCGTTAGCACACACAAAGTGGCAAACCTCGACATCACTACTGAATgcacagcattaaaaaaaaaagttctaatgaAGTTGGAGGACTACTAGTCTTAAATCTAGGATAAAAGCGATCtgtttcactattgttattaatgtcattgccATTTTCATATGCCATATATTATCGTGTATTTCCTTGGCTTTGCAATTCTATATGCcgcatacatacagtacacacacaatgtgtgtgtgtgtgtgtgtgtgtgtgtgtgtgtgtgtgtgtgtgtgtgtgtgtgtgtgtgtgtgtgtgtgtgtgtgtgtgtgtgtgtgtgtgtgtgtgtgtacaatgcaGCAGACCGGACCGGTGAcatcacctcgctccccccatgcttcctccagctgcttctatcgcttccagcagctggaacggtcactacttataccgaggatgacctaggcctcagatgGTTTGTCGCCAgcgtaccgccttacccatatatagacatcgtctcgtgtgttcccatccTGTGTGGTACTcatagcaataaagagttacgccgtttaacaacaacaataactaccctctgttcaccattgtactaaggatcatagccttttacagtgtgtgtgtttgtgtttgtgtgtgtgcgtgtgcgtgtgcgtgtgcgtgtgcgtgtgcgtgtgtgtgtgcttgtgcatgtgtgtgtgtgtgtatccgtctgTATGACAgtcataaacaaaatacaaaccttGACTGTGTATCCCGGCATTTCAATCGTAAATTCATCTATGTCGGGGATTTCACGCGAGGCTGGGTTCCTGGAAGTTCCTTAAATCAATCACTTTGCGTCTCATGAAGTTGATGAccatataaacgcacatacagtTTAGCCTATACTTCCCTGAACATGCATTTACACACTTCCTCTGACGTATACGCAATATATCCAAAGACTTCTATGACATCTATAGCAATGTCACAAACAGATGGATATCACATGACCTGAGAGACAAAAACTAAAGAGAAAATCGTACTTGGTCACGCAGTGTGCGGCTGTGATTGCTGCGTGGTTGTCTACGAGGGTGATACTGCACGCGGGTTGGTCGTTGCGATACAGGAGCCGCACCCACGACCAACGGCGGTCCACATAAATGCCCGGGAGAGGCTCGGGGACGTAGCCACATCCTACGTGTAAACATGGGTTGGGGTAAAGGGccagagaaatgaagaggaaaaagggaaggtggggaaggaggggagtagagaaatagacaggcggaaagagagagagagagagagagagagagagagagagagagagagagagagagagagagagagagagagagagagagagagagagagagagatagtcaggtAGCCAGACTGAATGGGACAGATAGTCaaatacaaagacagagagatacagtcAGAGACAGACTAACACAAAAGTTCACAGGAGCAAAACTATGACACATATTGAgcaacacaaagacaaacaggtAACACAAAACCCTCCACTAATGAATGTTTTCCTTACACGTGACCATCAAACGCTAGAGTTGATCTGAACCCCTTCTGATTACCTGCGTTCAAACAGGACGGCTGGAGGGCGTTGAGAGGAGGCGACCCGTCCAAAGGTCTCCAGTTCAGGGTTGTGTCGCACATGTAAATTCCAGCCCCCTTGTTGCTGCCTGGTTTTTGCATCACTCCAAGCGACTGGAGCTGTGAGGAAAGACAACTAAAATGGGACAGAGAACTCATCGacgaattattattttcatcattttcctttcagATTTCAGACAAGTTGTAGATCAAATAATAAATGGCATGTACGTATACCTGGCGTTCTACGCCTGATAGCTCGGCTACGATATCGTAAAGCCCGAGGCATTGCACGATCAACACGGTCAGCAAAGGGTAATGTGTTTGCGGTGCCACAGCTGAAGGGAACCAAGCAGGTCAATCATTTCTGCATGAACCATGGGCTTAAAACACACCTATGCTCCCATATATACAATCAGGAACAAATAAACAACACCGTTTGTGCTCGTGTGCTTGctcgcttgtatatatatatatatatatatatatatatatatatatatatatatatatatatatatatatatatataacacacacacacacacacaaacacacacacatactatctatacatatacatatacatatctatctatacacacatatatataaatatatctatttatatacatatacatattcacaaatatatatatatatatatatatatatatatatatatatatatacacatgtgtgtatatatatatatatatatatatatatatatatatatatatatatacatatacatacaacacacacacacgtgtgtgtgtgtgtgtgtgtgtgtgtgtgtgtgtgtgtgtgtgtgtgtgtgtgtgtgtgtgtgtgtgtgtgtgtgtgtgtgtgtgtgtgtgtgtgtgtgtgtgcgtgtgtgtgtgtgcgtgcatgtaaaaGTAACCAAACATAACGTACACGGTGCCCGATTGGCTTCCGTCGCCGCACACGAGGACGCGCAGCTTCGTGTTGGTCGCTCTCGGTTGACTGCAAGTCCTGCCGGATCCTGAAAGCACAGTCCGTGTTAGACAAGTTCTCTCGTGACTGTATGCAAGGGCtatgtaagtatatacttatatagaccttggttgtatgtatgtatgtataggcggCTTCTGTGCGCGTCAGAAAAGCCAATTCCTGATTAAATTTTAATCCAAATACACAGTACTTGCACAGAAGATACAAGACACATTGCCACATGCACGAGTCaatgcgattatcagtaaatcaatctgctgttttacatgaataagcgggtatctgtgtaatggcaattaCCATTCATCCTCTGCAGGTTTCATATGCTAATGTACTAAATGTTTGCTacagaggaaaaataatatacatacatacatatacattaatatcatgcccatatatatctgtgtcagtacaaataggactatataaatggcttcaaacAGCCTGTAAATTTTATAAACAACTGCAATGAGATActcgtaatatcaatttatattagtCTCACCTATGGCACTGCAGGGGATGTCTGAAGGCACACACACATTCGGCAGCTGCGTGCACCTTTTCGTCCCCGGCAGGCACGCTACACTGTTGTCTTGGCCCAGGACAGTTCCCTCTGTCACGAGGGGCTTGTTCTGTGtggatggaaagagggggaggggcgtaatGCTGTTAACGATATGGATCAATAATTAAAACAGTGTGAAGTGTCTTCAACATTCGTCAGTTGAAGAAagacgttttttgttgttgtttattgtttctaCTGAAAAAAATCTAGGcaatttttggttgttgtttttttttaccttagtgGCGATATGAAATTTCCAGGAAATATACTCGTACGGTTAATTaaatgtttattcattcatttattttagtcATTCTTGTTAGTTACTTACGAAACCTACGAATCCGTTCACTCTTGCATAAAAAAATTGATGGATGGCTTACCCTATCCTaccttactttactttacttaccTTACCTGACTTTATCTTCCCTTACCAtatcttattttactttactttgccttccttcttttccttactctttacttcctttatcttatcttatatcatcttattTCACCTTGTCTTGCTTTACCTTACCTTGCCTCAACTTAATTAATTTagatttaatataacatataattcaaGGTCAAATCCTCGAAATGATGTAATGACTAAAGCGAACATTTACCAgtcttcctattctctcctccatttcccagCTAACCAGTACTTTATCGTTTAAACTCCAACCCCAAAATAGCAATGAGAGTCTTAGAGGCTTACCTTACAGCCATTATTATCTGGATTCACTCTACAGAAGGCGTCGAGAAATGCCTGAACATTCGTCTGGCTACGCACGTACACTgcgtctggaaaaaaaaaaaacattgcgggACGAGAGTGAATAGATTTCGAGGCTGCTGcctggagatggagatggaatgggggtgggggtggggggaagatggGTAGCaagaaaggagataggaagaggagtcgggagataaagagaggcggGGGAAATTTGTGGGAAGAGATGGAAGGTGGGAGTTTACAAGActatgagggggggaagagggagggagggagggagggagggagggagggagggagagagagacagagagacagagacagagagagagagagagagagagagagagagagagagagagagagagagagagaggagagagagaggggggggagggggggggagggagggagggaggagagagagagagaggagagagagaaggagagagagagagagagaggagagagagagagagagagagagagagagagagagagagagatgaaaacaggACGGATGTAAAGAGATATGTTGGCAGGTACATAC encodes the following:
- the LOC119574490 gene encoding LOW QUALITY PROTEIN: enteropeptidase-like (The sequence of the model RefSeq protein was modified relative to this genomic sequence to represent the inferred CDS: deleted 1 base in 1 codon) — its product is MNQCPSRFWSVYTSLQAALNMGMLRKSLFLLLALHNAVYVRSQTNVQAFLDAFCRVNPDNNGCKNKPLVTEGTVLGQDNSVACLPGTKRCTQLPNVCVPSDIPCSAIGSGRTCSQPRATNTKLRVLVCGDGSQSGTVCGTANHYPLLTVLIVQCLGLYDIVAELSGVERQLQSLGVMQKPGSNKGAGIYMCDTTLNWRPLDGSPPLNALQPSCLNAGCGYVPEPLPGIYVDRRWSWVRLLYRNDQPACSITLVDNHAAITAAHCVTKNPASREIPDIDEFTIEMPGYTVKPKDIFIHPEYDPNSRYAHDIAVITFTTHSDNILPTVCIADEAVRPSRDRKQMIFVLAENRQIPEWLTRSSKWSTNCLGLAPSHTFCRDQLDLKESQFCAQYEAIEITSGSSGGPYLADIGTGVDEVWVIMGVLSTVNTGPSCSQRHLVYSSVANDAQWLKECVFYRRCNTLFSTVTQGR